The segment TTAGTCATTAGACATTCGTCATTTACCAGCGGCCGCATTCCCTCGCTTGCGCTGCGGGCTAGTGTTACGGCTTAACCAGTTGCACGAAGAAACCCTCGCGGGCGAAGCGGCGGAACCAATCGGGCAATTGGCGGGCAAGCGCATCCAAATCGGCCGCTTGTTCGGCCGCTTGCTCAATCGCGTCGCCGACCGACTCACCGGTCATCAGCGAGTGAAGCAGCAGGAACTCTCCCTGCTCCAGCGGAACCCTCCGCACGATGTAGTCGCGCCGCGACAGCGCCAGCCAGGTCGGTTCGGCCGGCGGAATGGTGAGCGTTTGGCCAGAACGAAACTGCGTGAAGTAATCGTTCACCGGAAAACGGTACGCATGCAAGTTCAAACATGGCGCCGCGATCAACTTGCAATCGGGCCACTGGTCAGGCGACACCTGGGCGAGATCCTCCGGCGAGATCACGCCGCTCTGCTCCACGCCTGGACCGTCGAACGTTTGCGCTACGCTCCATTCAAACGA is part of the Blastopirellula sediminis genome and harbors:
- a CDS encoding HvfC/BufC N-terminal domain-containing protein, whose protein sequence is MSEPAQLAKLQRWMQSVISCPGGVSAGIDASRQWIDVASDQVEQVIERSEKRTSLQRLQVYGNAYFARLVECMREQFPALCETLGQELFDGFALDYLDKRPSTSYTLSRLADQFVEHLEATRPTSDGGEPGWADFLIDLASFEWSVAQTFDGPGVEQSGVISPEDLAQVSPDQWPDCKLIAAPCLNLHAYRFPVNDYFTQFRSGQTLTIPPAEPTWLALSRRDYIVRRVPLEQGEFLLLHSLMTGESVGDAIEQAAEQAADLDALARQLPDWFRRFAREGFFVQLVKP